In one window of Solanum pennellii chromosome 2, SPENNV200 DNA:
- the LOC107009276 gene encoding uncharacterized protein LOC107009276, with amino-acid sequence MEKLINPYDKEYMKMAMLKHEEIFREQVYELHRLYQTQKLLMRNMSSSTNNRPQQVMKDHHQVVVNHLDSNKKITARQCIDLEIRPNTDEEHIAESGGEDDTHELELTLGLSSYNVRRRRKTAHFDSSSPSFSSSNSTGSASSQIKNTTTNLVRNSRIIEGSKWGLEEKLPVSNNFQIGARSSQSNQNVDQEQYRSQDSLNNPPWLFQVLSLNMT; translated from the exons ATGGAGAAGCTTATCAATCCTTACGATAAGGAATACATGAAGATGGCGATGTTAAAGCATGAAGAGATCTTCAGAGAACag GTGTACGAACTGCATCGTCTATATCAAACACAGAAATTACTGATGAGAAACATGTCAAGTAGTACTAATAATCGGCCTCAACAAGTCATGAAAGATCATCATCAAGTAGTGGTAAACCATTTAGATTCAAACAAAAAGATAACTGCTCGTCAATGTATTGACTTGGAAATAAGGCCAAATACAGACGAAGAACACATTGCAGAATCAGGTGGTGAAGATGATACTCATGAATTGGAATTAACATTAGGGCTATCAAGTTACAACGTTCGTCGAAGGAGAAAAACAGCTCATTTTGATTCTTCTTCACCAAGTTTTTCTTCATCTAATTCAACAGGATCTGCTTCTAGCCAAATAAAGAATACTACAACAAATTTAGTGAGAAATTCCAGGATTATTGAAGGTAGTAAATGGGGACTTGAAGAGAAATTGCCAGTTTCGAATAATTTTCAGATTGGTGCAAGAAGTTCACAGAGTAATCAAAATGTTGATCAAGAGCAATATAGATCACAAGATTCGTTGAATAATCCTCCTTGGCTTTTTCAAGTTTTGAGTTTGAATATGACGTGA
- the LOC107009433 gene encoding peroxidase 51, with amino-acid sequence MGRLNLLMSVLLSIFSVSIVLMPNLASAQLKTNYYANICPNVESIVRNVVNQKFKQTFVTVPAVLRLFFHDCFVEGCDASVIVSSTPGNTAEKDHSDNLSLAGDGFDTVIKAKAAVDSNLRCKNKVSCADILALATRDVIQLSGGPWYPVELGRLDGFTSKASNVEGKLPKPTFNLNQLNSMFASHGLTQADMIALSAAHSVGFSHCGKFSNRIYNFSPKDPIDPTLNKQYAAQLQGMCPRNVDPRIAINMDPKTPRTFDNNYYKNLQQGMGLFTSDQVLYTDKRSKGTVDLWASNSKSFQNAFITAMTKLGRVGVKTGRNGNIRFDCGRMN; translated from the exons ATGGGTCGTCTAAATCTTCTTATGTCAGtattattatcaattttttcagTAAGTATTGTGTTGATGCCTAACTTGGCATCTGCACAATTAAAGACCAATTATTACGCCAATATTTGTCCTAATGTTGAATCCATTGTTAGAAATGTTGTTAACCAGAAATTCAAACAAACTTTTGTTACTGTCCCTGCTGTTCTCCGTCTCTTCTTCCATGATTGCTTTGTTGAG GGATGTGATGCTTCAGTGATTGTATCATCAACACCAGGGAACACAGCTGAGAAGGATCATTCAGATAATCTATCATTGGCAGGAGATGGATTTGATACTGTAATTAAAGCCAAAGCCGCTGTTGATTCAAATTTGCGTTGTAAAAATAAAGTCTCTTGTGCTGACATTCTCGCTTTAGCCACCAGAGATGTCATTCAGCTG TCTGGGGGACCATGGTACCCAGTGGAATTAGGAAGGCTTGATGGGTTCACATCAAAAGCATCGAATGTGGAAGGAAAGCTACCAAAACCAACATTCAATCTCAATCAACTCAATTCTATGTTTGCCTCTCATGGTCTAACTCAGGCTGACATGATCGCCCTTTCTG CGGCCCATTCTGTTGGTTTTTCTCATTGTGGCAAATTTTCCAACCGGATCTACAACTTCAGCCCTAAAGATCCAATAGACCCAACCCTTAACAAGCAATATGCAGCCCAATTACAAGGGATGTGTCCAAGGAATGTTGACCCAAGAATAGCCATCAACATGGATCCCAAAACTCCAAGGACATTTGACAATAATTACTACAAAAATTTACAACAAGGTATGGGCCTATTCACGTCAGATCAAGTGTTGTATACAGACAAAAGGTCCAAGGGAACTGTGGATCTTTGGGCCAGTAACTCAAAATCATTCCAAAATGCTTTTATAACTGCAATGACAAAACTGGGCCGAGTTGGTGTGAAGACGGGGAGGAACGGAAATATTCGGTTTGATTGTGGAAGAATGAATTGA